One window of Entelurus aequoreus isolate RoL-2023_Sb linkage group LG06, RoL_Eaeq_v1.1, whole genome shotgun sequence genomic DNA carries:
- the LOC133651783 gene encoding eukaryotic translation initiation factor 3 subunit G, translating into MPSIEYDDSKPSWADQVEEEVDEGTLPPIKEVIKGNIKTITEYKIDDDGKKTKIVRTFKIETRKASKAIARRKNWKKFGNSEFDAPGPNVATTTVSDDVYMTFISSKEDLNAQDQDDDPMNKLKGQKIVTCRICKGDHWTTRCPYKDTLGPMQKELAEQLGLTTDKDKPAGSAEPEPVQPAQSKTGKYVPPSLRDGGTRRGESMQPNRRADDNATIRVTNLSEDTRETDLQELFRPFGNISRIYLAKDKLTGQSKGFAFISFQRREDAARAIVAVSGFGYDHLILSVEWAKPSNN; encoded by the exons ATGCCGTCGATCGAGTACGACGA CTCCAAGCCCAGCTGGGCCGACCAAGTGGAGGAGGAAGTAGATGAAG GAACACTTCCACCAATCAAGGAAGTTATCAAAGGAAACATTAAAACTATCACAGAGTATAAAATCGATGACGATGGAAAGAAGACGAAG ATTGTGCGGACATTCAAGATCGAGACCAGGAAAGCCTCCAAGGCAATTGCGAGGAGAAAG AACTGGAAGAAATTTGGCAACTCTGAGTTTGACGCGCCAGGTCCTAACGTGGCGACCACCACCGTCAGCGACGACGTCTATATGACCTTTATCTCCAGCAAGGAG GATCTGAACGCTCAAGACCAGGATGACGACCCCATGAACAAACTGAAAGGACAGAAGATTGTGACGTGTCGTATCTGCAAAGGTGACCATTGGACCACCCGCTGCCCTTACAAGGACACGCTGGGCCCCATGCAGAAGGAGCTTGCCGAGCAGCTCGGCCTCACCACCGACAAAGATAAACCGGCCGGCTCTG CTGAACCAGAACCTGTGCAGCCTGCACAGAGCAAGACTGGCAAGTATGTGCCCCCCAGTCTAAGGGATGGAGGCACGCGCAGAGGGGAGTCCATGCAGCCCAACCGTAGAG cgGACGACAACGCCACCATCCGTGTGACCAACCTGTCCGAGGACACCCGCGAGACAGACCTGCAGGAGCTCTTCAGACCATTCGGCAACATCTCCAGAATCTACCTGGCCAAAGACAAGCTCACAGGACAGTCCAAG GGCTTCGCCTTCATCAGCTTCCAGCGTCGAGAGGACGCGGCCAGAGCCATCGTCGCCGTGTCAGGGTTCGGATACGACCATCTCATTCTCAGCGTGGAATGGGCCAA ACCTTCAAACAACTGA